One region of Armigeres subalbatus isolate Guangzhou_Male chromosome 3, GZ_Asu_2, whole genome shotgun sequence genomic DNA includes:
- the LOC134220196 gene encoding sodium-coupled monocarboxylate transporter 1, producing the protein MGNLEDIVEHMRRFSWPDYLVFVMMLFLCILIGIYFGFMQRKPSTESEYLMGGRTMLVFPIALSLIASFISGITLLGLPTEVYSFGIQYVYVSLGVITMGFVMGFIYLPVFHKLNITSTYEYLETRFDRRLRMFGSIMFTIMNIGYLPIVIYVPALAFNQVTGVNIHVITPIVCIVCVFYTCVGGLKAVVWTDVVQTFSMFGALVLVAVKGTIDLGGSDIVFRNAWDTGRLERPNFDINPTTRHTIWSQLIGGFVYWLQTNAVSQNMIQRYLSLPSVKAGRRALWIFVFGVCVLMALCSYNGLLIYATYRNCDPLTTKLAKAKDQLLPLFVMDILGELPGLPGLFIAGVFSAALSSLSTCLNSMSAVILEDFVKPFVKKPLSQRAVNWIMRSVVVGVGALCAALVFVVEKMGTVLQLTMSLEAITNGPLLGTFTLGILVPWVDANSALTGGIVGVLFMSWLSLKAQYAVATGAIVFPHKQMSTDECTYEFEHTLANTTISSSVTAEEIFPLFRISYMWYTFLGAAVTILVSLGYTLIFGRNNPRSIAPDLLAGFVRRYVHRDTVDGDINGKANLNNLAQNHCSNGDMLNESQL; encoded by the exons ATGGGGAACCTTGAAGACATTGTGGAGCACATGAGAAGATTTTCATGGCCAGATTACCTGGTGTTTGTGATGATGCTGTTCTTGTGCATCCTCATTGGGATCTACTTTGGATTTATGCAGAGAAAACCCAGCACTGAATCAGAATACCTGATGGGCGGAAGGACTATGCTGGTGTTTCCGATCGCACTCTCGCTAATTGCCAG cTTCATATCCGGCATAACACTTCTCGGATTACCGACAGAAGTTTATTCATTTGGCATTCAGTATGTTTACGTGTCCCTCGGTGTCATTACAATGGGATTCGTGATGGGATTTATTTACTTACCCGTGTTCCACAAGCTCAACATCACATCAACTTATGAG TACCTGGAAACCCGTTTTGACcgacggttgcggatgtttggCTCCATCATGTTTACAATAATGAAT ATTGGCTACCTTCCGATAGTGATTTACGTTCCAGCACTAGCTTTTAATCAag TGACCGGCGTTAATATTCATGTGATCACCCCTATTGTTTGTATAGTTTGTGTCTTCTATACATGTGTG GGTGGACTGAAAGCTGTCGTTTGGACCGACGTCGTGCAGACGTTTTCCATGTTCGGTGCATTGGTTCTGGTTGCCGTCAAAGGAACGATTGATCTCGGGGGATCCGATATTGTGTTTCGAAATGCGTGGGATACGGGACGCTTGGAAAGGCCCAA TTTCGACATTAATCCGACTACCAGACATACCATTTGGTCTCAGTTGATTGGAGGGTTCGTCTACTGGTTGCAAACCAATGCAGTCAGTCAGAACATGATTCAAAGATATCTGTCGCTACCGTCGGTGAAAGCTGGCCGAAGGGCCCTCTGGATATTTGTTTTCGGCGTGTGTGTCCTGATGGCGCTGTGCAGCTACAACGGTTTACTGATCTACGCCACCTATCGCAACTGTGACCCACTGACAACGAAG TTAGCAAAGGCAAAAGATCAACTACTGCCACTCTTTGTAATGGATATCCTAGGCGAGCTACCCGGGCTTCCAGGGTTGTTCATCGCTGGTGTGTTCAGCGCAGCTTTGAGTTCGCTGTCCACATGTCTGAACTCCATGTCAGCTGTCATTCTGGAAGACTTCGTGAAGCCATTCGTTAAGAAACCCCTTTCACAGAGGGCCGTGAATTGGATTATGCGATCGGTTGTTGTCGGAGTAGGTGCCCTATGCGCGGCATTGGTATTTGTGGTGGAGAAAATGGGAACGGTTCTACAACTGACGATGAGCCTGGAGGCCATTACTAATGGACCACTACTGGGTACTTTCACACTAGGTATTCTGGTTCCTTGGGTTGATGCCAAC AGCGCTCTTACGGGTGGAATTGTCGGAGTTTTGTTCATGTCGTGGCTCAGTCTGAAAGCGCAATACGCCGTTGCAACCGGAGCGATTGTGTTTCCTCATAAACAGATGTCTACCGACGAATGCACCTACGAGTTCGAACATACTTTGGCAAATACCACTATTAGCAGTTCTGTTACTGCAGA agaaatttttccattattccgGATATCGTACATGTGGTACACTTTCCTAGGGGCAGCAGTTACAATACTGGTGTCCCTTGGATATACTTTGATCTTCGGCCGTAATAATCCAAGGTCTATAGCGCCTGATCTTCTGGCAGGATTCGTAAGACGATACGTTCACCGGGATACTGTCGATGGCGATATTAACGGTAAAGCGAACCTGAACAACCTGGCGCAGAACCATTGTAGTAATGGAGACATGCTAAATGAGTCTCAACTCTAG